One segment of Macrotis lagotis isolate mMagLag1 chromosome 1, bilby.v1.9.chrom.fasta, whole genome shotgun sequence DNA contains the following:
- the LOC141514155 gene encoding uncharacterized protein LOC141514155: MRVCTRVCTRVCMRVCACRREDGTPEPPATRTHCPRPAGTAQPLRLEARAPGGGHGHGRPPPRPRSGGPRAPGGAASPLAQAGGARLPGGGAGRREAGPGRRRAELGNHGRRLPRQRGAWKPPRRPSFRPGSRHAGKCSPGDRGTSPRIRSGSRPSGGQLGLGAWAEGRGGPQGEPSRASWAKGGRWALAASWGGAPGWTRGDCNSPPSPVREKEALTGSERNSGEFEACTCPPWAATPGSGLEKGSMGEGQLRYHTWTISDFQRK, translated from the coding sequence ATGCGTGTCTGCACGCGTGTCTGCACGCGTGTCTGCATGCGTGTCTGCGCGTGTCGCAGGGAGGATGGCACGCCAGAGCCCCCGGCCACCCGCACACACTGCCCCCGGCCTGCGGGAACCGCACAGCCGCTTAGACTGGAAGCCCGGGCTCCGGGCGGAGGTCACGGCCacggccgcccccccccccgcccccgctcCGGGGGTCCTCGCGCTCCCGGCGGGGCCGCTTCACCGCTAGCACAAGCGGGAGGGGCCCGGCTCCCGGGGGGAGGGGCCGGCCGGAgggaggcggggccggggcgcAGGCGCGCCGAGCTCGGGAATCACGGCCGGCGGTTACCAAGACAGCGCGGCGCCTGGAAACCGCCACGCCGGCCCTCCTTCCGGCCCGGCTCGAGGCACGCTGGGAAATGTAGTCCCGGAGACCGAGGTACCAGTCCCAGGATCCGCAGCGGCTCGAGGCCTTCCGGCGGGCAGCTAGGCCTCGGAGCCTGGGCAGAGGGGCGCGGGGGGCCGCAGGGGGAGCCCTCCCGAGCCAGTTGGGCCAAGGGCGGGAGATGGGCCCTGGCGGCTTCGTGGGGAGGCGCGCCGGGGTGGACCCGAGGTGACTGCAACAGCCCCCCGAGCCCCGTCCGGGAAAAGGAGGCCTTAACTGGCAGCGAGCGTAACAGCGGAGAATTTGAAGCATGTACCTGCCCGCCGTGGGCTGCAACGCCGGGCAGTGGCCTCGAGAAGGGAAGCATGGGGGAAG